From a region of the Pectobacterium aquaticum genome:
- a CDS encoding HlyD family efflux transporter periplasmic adaptor subunit has translation MSEYLPPLRTDLTITESAVGLDGAPQWVLVDPVTGRYFKLTPSAMRLLRHWSLRYPQRVLDAANQEPGLQLQAKELEIFVRFLSNNDLIAASNAEQRKKYASKAAASRVSLWKKLLHQYLFFRIPLWRPDPWLNRCWPILQRIGPLFLRITLPLILLLGGFLVSRDWVRYTHTFPHLFSLQGMATFGITLIFAKFIHELGHAFMAKRAGCRVQNMGVAFIVLFPLFYTDVSDAWKQKDHRARLLISAGGIFAELILASIALLTWSLLPDGPIRTVAFMLSGVTWVTTLIINLNPLMRFDGYFLLSDFWRVENLQERAYALCRWRLREVLFGYGQPAPQTWSPAMQRKLLLWGYASWIWRFFLFFGIALLVYHFFIKVVGIVLMLVEIGWFIVLPIVKEAYIWWTMRKIAHPVNLLRSGLIVAAILVLVLFPWHGSIRIPAVLEAENVSVMYAPLAAQVKALYVTESQQVKAGDVLLELTSSDLDYRMNIERQQIAVLQQKRQRGAVRQETASETQIIDRQLAESLARYRGLDAQRQRLSITALQAGQVRDVARDMTEGRWLTADMPLLRIVEQGAGKVQGYLPEDTLKRAKTGMQGDFIADDPAYPRLAVQLKDIAPTGTAWLQQEMLASDRHGPIAVRRDRDHNPQPIQAQYRVRFVVNGGPFQLPQQPLRGSVILEGEKESLLGAVWRRVAALGIRESGF, from the coding sequence ATGAGTGAATATTTACCCCCCTTAAGAACGGATCTGACTATCACGGAATCCGCCGTAGGACTGGATGGTGCTCCGCAATGGGTCTTGGTCGATCCGGTCACGGGTCGCTATTTCAAGCTCACCCCCTCAGCAATGCGTTTATTACGGCACTGGTCCCTCCGCTATCCCCAACGCGTACTGGATGCCGCTAACCAGGAACCCGGGCTACAACTTCAAGCTAAAGAACTTGAAATATTCGTGCGTTTTTTGAGCAATAATGACTTGATTGCTGCGAGTAATGCCGAACAACGTAAAAAGTATGCATCTAAGGCAGCCGCATCACGCGTCAGCCTGTGGAAGAAACTGCTACATCAATACCTTTTTTTTCGTATCCCCTTGTGGCGACCGGACCCATGGCTGAATCGCTGTTGGCCTATACTGCAACGCATTGGCCCTCTCTTTCTACGCATTACGTTACCATTGATTCTGCTACTGGGGGGATTTCTTGTCAGCCGCGACTGGGTCCGTTACACCCACACATTTCCCCATCTTTTCAGCCTACAGGGGATGGCAACCTTTGGCATCACGCTTATCTTCGCCAAATTCATCCATGAACTAGGGCATGCCTTTATGGCCAAACGCGCCGGATGTCGGGTGCAGAATATGGGCGTTGCTTTTATCGTACTCTTTCCTCTGTTTTACACTGATGTCAGCGATGCCTGGAAGCAAAAAGATCATCGAGCCCGCTTATTGATCAGCGCAGGAGGTATTTTCGCTGAATTGATACTGGCCTCTATTGCTCTACTTACGTGGTCACTGTTGCCAGACGGCCCGATCCGTACCGTCGCATTTATGCTCTCCGGTGTCACATGGGTAACAACGCTGATTATCAACCTTAACCCACTGATGCGTTTTGACGGTTATTTTCTACTGAGTGACTTCTGGCGAGTAGAAAACTTACAGGAACGTGCCTATGCGTTGTGCCGCTGGCGGCTGCGTGAAGTGTTATTTGGTTACGGTCAGCCTGCGCCACAGACGTGGTCACCAGCAATGCAACGTAAATTGTTACTCTGGGGCTATGCCTCATGGATATGGCGTTTTTTCCTGTTTTTCGGTATCGCGCTGCTGGTGTATCACTTTTTTATTAAAGTCGTTGGCATTGTGCTGATGCTGGTAGAAATAGGGTGGTTTATTGTGCTCCCCATCGTCAAGGAAGCCTATATCTGGTGGACCATGCGTAAAATTGCTCATCCCGTTAATCTGCTGCGCTCAGGGCTGATTGTGGCAGCCATACTGGTGCTGGTGCTGTTTCCCTGGCACGGCAGCATTCGTATTCCGGCAGTACTGGAAGCAGAAAACGTCAGTGTCATGTATGCCCCCCTTGCCGCTCAGGTAAAAGCGTTATATGTCACCGAGAGCCAGCAGGTAAAAGCCGGTGACGTGTTACTGGAACTGACGTCATCGGATCTAGATTACCGCATGAATATTGAACGCCAGCAGATTGCCGTCTTGCAGCAAAAGCGACAACGCGGTGCCGTGCGCCAGGAAACCGCAAGCGAAACGCAGATTATTGATCGCCAATTGGCCGAATCGCTCGCCCGTTATCGAGGCCTTGATGCACAGCGACAACGATTATCCATCACCGCGTTGCAGGCAGGACAAGTGAGAGATGTGGCTCGTGATATGACGGAAGGTCGCTGGTTAACGGCGGATATGCCCCTGCTGCGCATCGTTGAACAAGGTGCAGGAAAGGTACAGGGATATTTACCGGAAGACACGCTAAAACGGGCGAAAACAGGCATGCAGGGTGATTTTATCGCAGACGATCCTGCTTATCCTCGACTGGCAGTACAACTGAAAGACATTGCCCCCACCGGCACTGCTTGGTTACAGCAGGAAATGTTGGCCTCCGATCGTCACGGGCCTATCGCTGTACGCCGTGACCGTGATCATAATCCTCAACCTATTCAGGCGCAGTACCGCGTTCGTTTCGTGGTAAACGGGGGACCATTCCAACTGCCGCAGCAACCGTTACGCGGTAGCGTAATTCTGGAAGGGGAAAAGGAATCCCTCCTTGGTGCTGTGTGGCGTCGGGTAGCGGCATTGGGTATCAGAGAAAGTGGGTTCTAA
- a CDS encoding phage tail protein: MKRVQRLFIKSILAGALGFAMFPASADACTYEPYLGSVCYMASNYCPESYLPADGRTMSVSQNQALYAVIGNLYGGSAPNTFALPDLRGRAAIGAGRLNGNTPLYNAGQQVGQEGAPFIASTSVTLTASQIPPHTHPATLTLNGSAGTTPVASGSVSLALSGSITNLPFSAVASLPVTGIAKIGSSTTTGRSANLTDKALLTTVVGPAAQIYAPSGTNDRQVGPDGGVTGTASGSVSGTASGGQLAGTASGNVSLPLTAAVSVGPNATLPAPVVIQVPVSLPVRDPSLTMTACIAVNGLYPPRP; the protein is encoded by the coding sequence ATGAAGCGAGTTCAACGTTTGTTTATCAAATCAATTCTTGCTGGCGCATTAGGTTTTGCTATGTTCCCAGCGTCAGCAGATGCTTGTACTTACGAGCCTTATTTGGGCTCCGTTTGCTATATGGCCAGCAACTATTGTCCTGAATCTTACTTACCTGCCGATGGACGGACAATGAGCGTATCCCAAAATCAGGCACTCTATGCCGTGATTGGCAACCTTTATGGTGGTAGCGCACCGAATACCTTCGCGTTGCCCGATTTACGGGGCAGAGCAGCGATAGGTGCCGGCAGACTTAATGGTAATACCCCGCTTTATAATGCCGGGCAACAAGTCGGGCAGGAAGGCGCACCGTTTATTGCGTCTACATCAGTCACGCTGACGGCCTCTCAGATTCCGCCGCATACACACCCCGCCACCCTGACGTTGAACGGCTCTGCCGGTACGACACCGGTGGCCAGCGGTTCCGTTTCTTTGGCGCTTTCTGGCAGCATCACCAACCTACCTTTCAGCGCCGTCGCCAGTCTTCCCGTGACCGGTATTGCCAAAATTGGTTCGTCCACCACAACCGGACGTAGTGCTAACCTGACCGATAAAGCCTTGTTGACCACGGTTGTTGGGCCTGCAGCCCAAATCTATGCCCCTTCTGGCACCAATGATCGGCAGGTGGGGCCGGATGGCGGCGTGACAGGTACCGCGAGTGGCTCGGTCAGTGGTACTGCTAGCGGTGGACAGTTAGCGGGAACAGCGTCAGGCAATGTCAGTCTGCCGTTAACCGCTGCAGTTTCGGTAGGGCCAAATGCGACGCTTCCAGCTCCGGTAGTCATTCAGGTACCCGTATCGTTGCCGGTGCGCGATCCGTCATTAACCATGACCGCCTGTATTGCAGTGAATGGTCTTTATCCGCCTCGTCCTTGA